The following is a genomic window from Rutidosis leptorrhynchoides isolate AG116_Rl617_1_P2 chromosome 8, CSIRO_AGI_Rlap_v1, whole genome shotgun sequence.
ggtactcaattgaatttgagcactgcgtatcatcctcaaacggatggtcaaagtgaatagaccattcaaaccttggaggatatgttgcgaGTGATCGAACATAAATCTGTTCTAGGAGATGGATAAATGTGGAGTCCAAGATGGTATGTTTAAGGGTATTCATAGCTTTGATCTCTGGTCTggtttaccgtgaataacccttatTGAGATGATGATCTACAAAAGGATGACTAAAGCGTAATCCACCATTAATGGCAACTGCTGCAACAATAGCTACGTAAGGTGGTTGCATAGGGTTTATGTTCAAAGAACATACCTGTTACCGTAAGATCATTTTCTGGATACAATCGGTTAATCGCATAATACAGAAAAACGTTGCAGGCGAATGAAGGaggttagggttgtatttataataaaaccctaaccctagattgcaTCTTAATTAATTTCTAGATCCTTCCGAATAACATCCATAAATAACGGTGTTATAATCAGAAAAGGATTGTGTTTAATTTAAGGATAAAATCGTATCAGAATACTTTCGTGCGCGTCAACTCAAGACTATGTACGCCTCCTAATCAGACAATTTAGCTATTCAATACGTGCGTCCTGCACATGATACGCACAAGTGCCATGCATATAGGTACGCGTATCATTAAGACCCCCCAGGTTGATGTGATGTACGATCCCCATGGCGCATCATATTAAACTCTACTAAAGAATTTAAAGTAAATAATCCttttgtcaaatatttataaatCGCATAAAAATATCATTTAAATAAAGATAATTTAGGTAAATCAAATCGTTTAACCAAGATCTTGTAACTATTCAGCATTAATTATTAGACAGATGCTATCAATCAAACGTCTACTAATGATGGCATTGGAAATGGCTGTAGGATAGATAACCATGACAGGTTGTCAAATCACAGTTGCATAACCATCAGAAGTTGCTAACCTGCACCCACTCCAAAAATCAACCATGCGATTTTCTTATCGTTAACCGTTATTGGTTTTGTCATATGTTTAGATTGCAACACGTGTACGGTTGATATTAAGTTAACCATTTTGGAGCCCTAATCCATCAGAAGATAATAAGACCCCTTCGTTACCATTTAGGGTAAAAAATTCAAATCAATTTCCCTTTTTTCTTCGCTCCCAATTCATCCGATCAAGTTCCGGCTATCGCACACTCAGTATCACTGATCTGTTTACTCTTCATATTTAATCTCATAATCATGGCATCTTCTTTCACTAGCAGTACCGTCTTTCATGTTCATTCAATTGCTTCTACCCTTGACCAAGAGTCGATGAAATGCATAGCCGAATGGGACCTACCAATCGTTGAGTTTAACCCTACACTCTCGAATTCAAACGAACGAGCCCATAAACGACCCCCGAACATGATCGCCATATACGATCAAACCCTCGAAGTTAGATTCGAATTCCTCCAACTAATGTTTTTATGAAAGTTCTATCAGCATATAACATTGGGTTAGGTCAACTTCATCCGTACAGTTTTGTCCGATTATCCTTGTTTAAAATGTGGTGCAGGGCCAATAATCGTGAACCTTCGTTGATCATTTTTCAAAACATTTTCCGTTATCAACTGAACGAGCATGATTAGTATGGCTTTTTCGATCGAGTTTCATTTACTGCTGGTCAGAAGAAGGGTCTTCAAAATTCCTGGAAAGATTCTTTTTACTTATTCAATTACAAATTTCTCCCCCGTTAATTTTCCAATATCCTGCAATGGCACACTGGTTCCAACACCTCTTTGAATATACCCCCTCCCATGAATCAAGCCGAAAAAGAATTATTTGACCTATGTTCCGGTAAAAAGCTTAAACTCCGCGTTTATCCCAACGAAGTTTTAAATCTCACTGGAATTTCAACTTACTAGCCATATGTTGGCACCAATCCATTTATCGTTATTAGGGGAAAGGGTATATTCTTTATTTGACTAAATCACATGTAAAATGATTTACTAAAATCCATGCTAACCATTGTGTGTCCTTTTTGCAGAGATGAACGTTTGTAGAATTCTGGTGGAGGATGATTTCAAGGGTTACACCATCAAGAAAGAAACGGTCAAGCAGGATGTTAGTATGAAAGATGCCGAACTCATGCAGAATGAAGAGGTAGCAGATGAGGCTTCTTCAAAGTGCTGGTCATCTGTACGCCTCAATCGTGCAACCAAGAAGAACAAAGCTACGTGTTCATCTGAAGGTATGATACAACTTGTTTTATTTTCCAAAGTCGATACTTTTATGTCATGCATACCTGATTGTGGTTTCTTATTGCAAGTTGTTCACATTGATGAAGAATTGGAACCTCCCGTTGCTGCTTCTACTCCGCCTGTGAGATGCGCGCCCATTATGATTCCTGTGCCCCTAGCTGCTTCCACATAACCAGCGACTCCAGTTCCTTTTTTAGTTATTGCTCCATCGTCATCAACCCCTGCCACCAGCTGAGCTAATGCCACACCTTCCACTCGGATGCCAATACTAAACAACAATCGAAACATTGATATCCAAGTGGATAACTTATCCTCAATACTGACTGTTTCAAAGTGCACTGCACTTGAGCAGAATCTATACATGCATGGGTGCTCTCCTACTAGCTTTAGGCAAGAGTCGGAGAAAATGACACGGGAGCAAAAGTTGAATTTTGACACGCAGTTGTCATTTTTTGACTTGGGCGAGGGATTGTGATATGCTGAGTACTGAGAACACTCTACGTGCTAGTATTCACTTATCTGGGCAGTTACAAAAGCGGGTGCAGCTTTTGGAAACGCAGTTGAAAGTGGCTAATGACGCATTGAAAATTGAAGAGGTTACTGTTGAATCCTTGATAAAGGAAAAGGTTGATTTGTTGTCTTCGCAGGTTGATTATGAGCAGGTGAATAGGGTGCTCAGGGAAGAGCTTGATGTTACCAACTCCAATCTTGATTTGCTAACTTTCGAGAAAAATGATCTCACCACGCAGGTTAATGAAGCTACTGCAGGCCGTGATGCCATGCGACAGAACTATACAGACCTATGTGTCGCGCTTCCAACCATTGCAACCCACGCTCTTGGCGCTTCCATTATCACAGAGCTTTACACCGAAGATCTTAAAGCTGCCAAAGCACTCTAGCGTGTGAGGTTCTGGGATCTAATCTCGAAAAACATTGAAGTTCCCTCAGTCATTCCTCAAATCATCGTTGACCGAGTTGAAGACAATGCTTATGAAAAAGTAATGGAATCCACCAAGAGGCTGGAGAGTACCACCATCCAAACCCTTGTGAACGCCATCTTTAATCCTGCAATTTCAGTGCAGGAACTTGTGGAAATGAAGTTATAAGTTTGCGAGTTCTAGCTTGCAgtttgggggggggggggtcaCCGGATATGCTGGGTATGGCATCATGTGCCATTCTTTTGCATGGAGCGTCGGGGTCTTGGGTGCACCATGAGCATACTTTGCTTTCAGCTCCTTACGCCCACTAATCCTAGGGGGTGCACTCATTGTTAGTGCGCTTCATGAGGTGCTTTTAACACCATGGGTGTGCCCCCATCCTTAGTTTAGTTCTTTTCATTTTTTCTGTTTACATGGGGCAATCCGCTTGATCGTTGCGTTTGAGGGTTCGAAAGATTGTTACCATTAGTGTAGGGAAATTTTACCGATAAACCACATAATTTAGATTTGAATTTTAGTGTAATGGCCTGCGTGCCAGTTTAATGTTTGTGCTTTATGCACTTCTTTTGTAATAGTATAATTTATTCAATGCTATGCACAGCATCCTTTGCTTTAATAAGTAAAGTAATTCAATATCTTTTCTTATTATACTTTTCGCATCAATAGGCATATTAAATTCTTAAAACATAAATTTTTCTTTTCATACAAGCCAATGTATGCCTCGTTTATACTCCAAATTTAATAATGCTAACCAACGCCATACTATTGTGCACATAGTCGACGCTTTTCATTGCATTACTAAGTAAAACATCCAGAGTCTTCCAAGTGAACCAACACTTAGGTTAGCGGTCAAGCAACCCCAATGCTTGtcatttatagtcatgacttgtagTCTTAGTCTACGAGAGTGCGTCAGTCTACACAAACCAATGTTtgttaaccccccccccccccccacaaatctacccttgtaaccaaacaggcttctgccacgCGGGAGCTAGAGATCATCCCTTAAGGAGGCAGGATGCACGTAAATGCTGTCATATTGTGCGCCAAAATGTAACCAAACACTTATATCcaaaaattaaatttatttattgcaaAATAAATCAAATTCACAAGCTATATCCAAATGACAACTTATTGCATCCATGAAAGAAATACGATTTGTCTTACAAGTAAATAAAGCAACATTTTAAGTAAACTAAAAAATGCAAGTGCTTAAAAAGGGCGGGGTGATCAATCCCTGGTGCTGCAGCCTAAAAATTATATGTAACATTTTTTCAAAATGGTTGCATGCCAAGTACGAGGTAATCGTTCTACATTAATTCCTACCAGGATATAGGTTCCTGCTGCACTTGTGCCAATAACTGCATGCCAAGTACCAGCTTCTTAGTATTTTCTGCTCGACTTGCCCCATTGTTGCGCCATACATAGTCCCCAAATCTGAACGACATAGGCTTAACGCGCTTATCATAATACTTAGAGATCTTCTTTTTATTGACAGCTTCACGTATGGCTGCTATCTCTCTGCGATCTTCTAGCAAATCTAAGATAGCGCACAAGCTTTCATCATTACTTGACTCATTGAAGCTATGTATGCGCTTCCATGGAACCAATAGTTCTACTGGATTTAGCACTTCCATTCCAAAGACCAAGCTGAATGGTTTTCTCCTTTCTGTTCTTATGAGTAGTGCGATGTGCCCACAAAACACTTGGGAGCTCATTAACCCAATCATTCCCGTATAAGCCCATGTGCCCTTTTATTCCCCTCACGATATATCAGTTTGTTACTTCATATTTTTCGTTTGCCTGCGGGTGAGCGACTGAAGTAAAATATTGCTTGATATTTAGTTCTCGACACCAGCTACTAAAAGGCTCACCTTTAAACTGAGTGCCATTATCGCTAACAATTTCATTGGGAATACCAAACCTACACACAATATCTTCCCGAAAGAAGTTTCGAATGCGCCTGCTAGTAATCGTTGCCAATGCTTTTGCCTCCAACCATTTAGTGAAGTAAtcaattgctaccaccaagaaTTTTATTCCTCCTAAGCAATCAATGATAATGTAAATACTGTTAAAGCGTGTATATTGCAAAGTATTACACAAATGTATTATTCCATGCATACCTGAGCACGCAATGATTAGACCGACAATATCGATGGCCCACTTACAAAATGGCCATGCTGCCGTTATTGGTATCATAGGATGTCGCAGTGTTCGACTTATTGGTGCATGTTGTTGACACGATTGACATGTCCTTACAATTTCTGCACCGTTGTTATGAATGGTGGGCTAGTAATACCCTATGCACATCACGTTTGCAGCAATAGTTCTGTACCCTGAATGCAAGGCACAATACCCCTCATGAACTTTGAGGAGCACCTCTTTCGCTTGATTAGCGATAATGCACAACAAGCTTCGCCGTAGGTAAGACTTCCTGATTAGGACTTTCATGCGAATCTTTCGCGCTTCTTTTTCGTGTACTGGAAGCTTACCATCAGTTAGGAATTTCACCAATGGTGTCATCCAGTTTTGGTTTTCCTCCTCGATGGGCGCAACGGTTAATTTCTCATTAACTGATTTTTCTGTTAGCACTTCAACCCACACATTCTTATGTAGATGATCAAAGGCTAATGCAGGCAATTTTATAAGCGCGTCTGCTTTCTTTTTTTGTCCCCTAGGTACCTGTGTTAGTCGGAAAATATTGAATTCATTTGCCAATTCGTGCACCAGTTCGAGATATCATTGAATAGAGGCCTCGTGCACCTCAAACGACCCATTGACCTGGTTAGCGACCAACTGTGAATCAACATACATGTCCAAGTATTTTATCCCAAGTTGTTGTGCTATGCGCATCGCAGACAGTAGTGCTTCATAATCAGATTCAATGTTAGTCGCATCGAATGTGAATCGGAGCGCGTAAGTTTGCTCTTCTCCATCAGGACTCATAAGGACTAATATGGCGCCCGTGCCTTCAGGTTCACAAGCCTCGTCTGTATACAGTTCTCAGACCTAGATTTTGCCATGACTTATTGTGGTATCTTCCATGAATGCCTCTACTTCTACTGTTGTTTCAGCCAAGTAATCCGTAAATATATAACCTTTCACCGTCGTACGCGGAAAGTAATTGATTTCATGCTCTCCCAATTACATGGCCCACTTAGCCAATCGACCTGAAACCTCAGGCTTGTACAACACCCATTAATATACGTTACTTATCAGTAAACCACAATTAAATCAAGCACATATTTAGCATATTATAAGATTGTGTAAATAAAAAATAGGGATGCGCCGCGACTTATACTTGTCTTATCAGTTAGTTAATCAACACCACTATTAAATGCGCCTAGAAGTACCTGCGCAGCCGCCGAGCTATGTGTACTAGCGCATATATTCTCCATGGGTGGGTAATTGACATCGCTACCACTAAGTGCTTTGGTGACAAAATACACAGGCATTTGTACCTGCACCAAAATAGTGGGAAATGCATAATTAATATTACATCCATTACCTATTGTAAGCCTCTGAATGAGACATACCTGCCCCCTATCTGCGACAAGAAAAGAACTAATATCTTCCTTTGAAGTCACAAGATACAGCATCAAAGTCTCTCCCGCTATAGGCGCAGTCAAAGTAGGTCCCTCCCTTATGAGCGTCTTCATCTCGAGTAATGACCGCTCCACGACTTTGGACAAGAAGCTTGTCAGCGCAGCCAACTTGCCTGTCAAACTTTGAACCTCTTTCTTTGATTTTGGGGGTTCATTCATTCCACATCTTCAATCTTCATGGGATTAGCCTTTTATCCTCTTGGCGTCACTATATGCCCTAAGAACTTGCCTGCTTCTTCCACAAAACTGCACTTGGCAGGATTGAGTTTCATATTGATTTTCCGCAGAGATTTGAACATCTCCGAGATATAGGCTAGTAGTTGTACCTTTGTGTTGCTCTTGATGACCAAGTCATCTATGTAAACTTCAAGTTTTCTATCGATTTGATCTTTGAACGCAACATCCACTACTCTCTGATATGTTGCCCCATCATTTTTCAATCCAAAAGGCATTTTCGTATAACAATAGATGCCTTGGTCGGTGTGAAATGCGTTTTTGTCTTCATTGGCTTCTGCCATCTAAATCTGGTGTACCCCTTATATGCATCCAAAAGCACTTAAACCTGAAACCAGAAAGAGACTCAACTTTCCAAACGATTCCAGGTAAAGGATAGTTATCCTTGGGGCACGCCGTGTTGATATCTTTGAAATCAACACACATGCGCCACGCGCCAACTCCCTTTTTAACCAAAATGGGATTTGCTACCTAGGTTTGATAACGCACCTCCCTTAATATGTTCGGATGAACCAATGTGTCAACTTCCAACCTTAACCACTCACTTCTTTTGGGGGCCATCGGCCGCTCCTTCTGGTGCACTGGAGTCAAGTTCAGGTTTGCATTTAGGTTGTGCTCGGCGATACTTCGTGGAACCCCAGTCATATCATCTTCGCACCTTGCAAAAACATCCATGTTTGCTACTAGTATATCGCACAACTAAATCTTGATTTCATCTGAAAGGTTTCCCCCAACTTGAATACGCTTATTCGAATATTTTCGATTAACGAGAATAGAACTACTCTGTACTTGTGCATCAATTGTTGGTAGTAGTTCAGGCGGGGTAATCGTGGCGCATAGCGCCCTTCCATTCCAGACTCCGTCCGGATGGTATCAATACCTTGCCGAGTAGGAAACTTGATCATGCCGTGAACTGTAGAGGTAACTACACCAAATTTTTGCAAATTTACTCGCTCAATGAGTGCGTTGTAGCACGAATAAGAACGTATCACACAACATGCAATAGGGACAGCTCATGTGCGAGTTGAATCATCATCAACAACCAACTCTAATTCAAGCTTGATACACCCGAAAGAACATGCTGATTCACCAGAAAAACCTGATAAAACGGTCGTTGGCGCGCGCATCTTAGATTTTATCACTGAAGGAAGTTGCCTAAAGAAATGCCCATACATAACATCAACATTACTTCCCGTATCGATGTTCGATCATCTAACATTATACCCACAATCGGTAATGCGACCTTTGATAATGATGGGAACATGCGAAGGGTTGATTGTTTGCATTGGAGGAAAAGTAATAGCTTCCGCCTCCCATTCCTCCAACTGCTCTTCTTTGCGTCTATGGCCAGAATGCTACGTATGCACCATATTTATCGTTTTATCATAGTTCTTTTCATTACCTTTCTTTTGGTTTGGCGCAGTTTTCTCCGGCGTGTTGTTCTGCGACGAAGCGCCTTGTTTCTTGACCAGTTTTAGGTGATTAAGCTCTCCTCTCCTTAAAGATTCGATAAAATTTTCAATAAAAGATTTGAAGCAATCGATCTCATGTCCATAATCATCATGGAACTCACAAATTTTGACTTCTCCATCCTTGCATAATCTGACATATTGGAGAGCACCGCAAACGTCAAAAAAATTGGTTCAGTGGCTAGGATTTCCTTCGGTATTTTAGTCAATTCACGCATAATCGCGTAATTCTGGCTCGGGAAGTGACCCTTCCCTTGATCGAAGTTTCTTGACTTTTGAAACTTGTTATTATACTTAGATGACGCAGAGCCCTGGCTATAACTGTCACCCTTGCTCTTCGATCCACTGGTTTAACTGCGATAAAAATCATCATCCTTGTTACCTCTATTATTAGAATTTTTCCACCATTACGCGTAATATCTTCTCTCGCACGCATATACTCATGCGCTTCTTAGATGGCTTCTTCTAGAGTATCGGGGACCTTCATATACAGGCGTTGCCTCAGGGCAAGATGTCGATCTTTACATAGCCCATGTATAAAACCAGACACTTCTTGGCTTTCGGGAAGTCCATACATCTTCGCGACTTCCTTAGTATATTGGTCTATAAATTGCCCAAGGGACTCTCTTGCCCCCTGCCTGATGTCGTGACATTCAACATACGTCCTTTTTCGCGTGCGCATGTTGTGAAAGTTCAGCAAGAAGTGTGCCCGAAGATCGCTATAGCAATTGACGAGTGGTAATCGTAAATTACTAAACCATTCCCTTGCGAACCCCTGTAGTAGAGTTTAATATTCAAGGCACTTTGTTTCATTATTTCAAGCCTGAACGCGCGCTCTTCCTTCATACCTTTGAAAAAAATCATCCGGATCTGTCGTGCCATCATACCATCCCATAATCAATGGAATGATAGGAGGAGATTCGGGCACATAATTAGGAATATGGAGTGCGAACTTTTTATTGGCCATGCGACCTCCATAAAAGGCTTCACCTTTTGACCCATGATTCTTGCATAATATTTAACTAACACTTCTTCTCCTTTATCTGGCACTGTGAATTCCTGCGCATATATATATGGCGCAGCTTGAGCCAAGATGGCCAATAAATCTTCTTGACTCTTTTTCTCGCTTTCCCCCGCATAATCGGTAGTGTGCCCTGAAGACGTACTTGGGGAGAACAAAGATGATAACCTAGGAATAGGTGAAGGCTCGTGATTTCTTCGTACATCATCCAAGGGAGTACGATCATGAGTAGGATGACCAACATCGATGTTCTGTCCTGCTAGATACTCACATGCGCTTGCAGGCATCGTCACATGCCTAGTATGAATTGTTGACGTTGGCGTAGAGTATATGGGAAAGGACCCCACCGTAGTAATAGGGGTTTCTtcctcataatcataatcattgtcctcatcatcttcatcacctaGTGCCCAATACTCGTTAGTTTTTTGCAACGAAACTCGAGACACCTGGGAATTGTAGCTGATGATGTTGTTGGTTTTTAGGTCAAGATTGGGTGTATGAACCATAATGTTGCGGGTTAGGGTTTAAATGATGAATTTTGTAAGTTCATGTCTTAATTTGTTGGCAATATCGCTAGGAAATTTAGCTGTTAGTGATTGTGTTGTGTTTATCAATGTGTTAACTTTAAATTTAGGTCAAAGTGTGTTTTGTGTTAAGATGATCAAATAAGCACTTTAAGCACTTGAAGTGTTTGATTTTGTGTGAATTGTGATTTAAAAGCATAATTACTAACTACTAGTGATTATGGATGTTTTGGGTTGAGTTTGACCTAGTCGACTTGagttaagtgcaatttgggtcgaaattgcacttgagGGATTATTGGGCCGTAAGCTAGTTTTGTTTTAGCTTGATTTGTTATAAATGTAAAAGGTGAATTACATTGACGATTTTGAAGATTCAAGAGTTATCATTCATCAAAGTTTATGAGGTGAGTGGgataattatatgtatgtgtatataatttGTTTGCTTGTGGTGACTTAGCGAGTGTATTTCGtacgtgaggattcacttttcgttggccacatATGAAAGGTTCATGTGATCGATCACTTTAGTTTGCGTGCACGATTCCTCCTTTGGAGAATAGTGTTATATCATATAATAACATTATTGtgctatggttaaccatattatgtgttgtttattttatctttatataatgtggaTTTATGATAATTGGATTGCTAGCTTGTTATGCTGgtatgtgaaatgtcccattcatattgattataaaagttccatattaattgatttcgtcacgaggttttgacctctatatgagacgtttttcaaagactgcattcatttttaaaacaaccataacctttattttatcgataaaggtttaaaaagtattacgtagattatcaagtaatgataatctaaaatataccgtttacacacgaccattacataatggtttacaataagaatatattacatcaaaaataagtttcttgaatgcagtttttacataatatcatacaagcatggactccaaatcttgttcttattttagtatgcaacagcggaagctcttaataatcacctgagaataaacatgcttaaaacgtcaacaaaaatgttggtgagttataggtttaacctatatattatcaaatcataataatagaccacaagatttcatatttcaatatacatcccatacatagagataaaaatcattcatatggtgaacacctggtaaccgacattaacaagatgcatataagaatatcccctatcattccgg
Proteins encoded in this region:
- the LOC139864072 gene encoding uncharacterized protein → MPFGLKNDGATYQRVVDVAFKDQIDRKLEVYIDDLVIKSNTKVQLLAYISEMFKSLRKINMKLNPAKCSFVEEAGKLAALTSFLSKVVERSLLEMKTLIREGPTLTAPIAGETLMLYLVTSKEDISSFLVADRGQVQMPVYFVTKALSGSDVNYPPMENICASTHSSAAAQVDWLSGPYEACEPEGTGAILVLMSPDGEEQTYALRFTFDATNIESDYEALLSAMRIAQQLGIKYLDMYVDSQLVANQVNGSFEVPRGQKKKADALIKLPALAFDHLHKNVWVEVLTEKSVNEKLTVAPIEEENQNWMTPLVKFLTDGKLPVHEKEARKIRMKVLIRKSYLRRSLLCIIANQAKEVLLKVHEGYCALHSGYRTIAANVMCIGYY